Proteins encoded within one genomic window of Hyphomicrobiales bacterium:
- a CDS encoding RpiB/LacA/LacB family sugar-phosphate isomerase, translating into MKVAVAGDSAGEGLAKVLAEHLAAKGFQAEDLSQGESGPDAFYANLSDRVASSVIEGEFNRAILVCGTGIGVCLSANKVPGIRAAQCHDTYSAERAALSNNAQIITLGARVVGPELAKSIVEAFLANSFDEEGRSAGNVNAINALDAKYNK; encoded by the coding sequence ATGAAAGTAGCAGTAGCAGGCGATAGCGCGGGTGAAGGTTTGGCGAAAGTCTTAGCAGAGCATTTGGCAGCTAAAGGGTTTCAAGCAGAAGACCTATCACAAGGTGAAAGCGGTCCAGATGCTTTTTATGCAAACCTGTCCGACAGAGTTGCAAGCAGTGTCATTGAGGGAGAATTCAACCGTGCAATTTTGGTTTGTGGAACGGGTATTGGCGTGTGTCTATCAGCCAACAAAGTGCCAGGAATTAGAGCCGCACAATGCCATGACACCTACTCAGCAGAGCGTGCAGCACTATCAAACAATGCTCAAATCATCACCTTAGGCGCGCGCGTGGTTGGCCCTGAATTGGCCAAGTCCATCGTCGAAGCATTTTTGGCCAATAGCTTTGATGAGGAAGGTCGTTCTGCTGGCAACGTCAATGCCATCAACGCACTCGACGCTAAATACAACAAATAA
- a CDS encoding triose-phosphate isomerase, whose translation MTTSKFWIGTSWKMNKTLAEAMAFTSSLGAADPENDPRIQRFVIPPFTAVRQVKEALQGTTVKVGAQNMHWDDAGAWTGEVSPIMLKDCALDIVELGHSERRAHFGETNDTVAKKSAAAVRHGLIPLICIGETLAEREAGKAQEVLSEQVSTALKAIAGEASDTPVLLAYEPVWAIGENGIPASADYANERHAEIIALSSDILGKPVPCLYGGSVNPDNCEELIQCEHIDGLFIGRSAWNVEGYLDILDRCSKAI comes from the coding sequence ATGACGACTTCTAAATTTTGGATTGGCACCAGCTGGAAAATGAACAAGACCCTTGCTGAAGCAATGGCATTTACATCGTCCTTGGGTGCAGCTGATCCTGAAAATGATCCGCGCATACAACGTTTTGTCATCCCCCCTTTTACAGCTGTGCGGCAGGTCAAAGAAGCATTACAAGGCACAACAGTAAAAGTTGGCGCCCAGAATATGCATTGGGATGATGCGGGAGCTTGGACTGGCGAAGTCTCACCGATCATGCTGAAAGACTGCGCCCTTGATATAGTGGAACTGGGCCATTCAGAACGCCGCGCTCATTTTGGCGAAACCAACGACACAGTGGCAAAGAAGTCTGCCGCTGCAGTAAGGCACGGCCTCATTCCTCTCATATGTATCGGTGAAACACTCGCAGAGCGCGAGGCGGGCAAAGCCCAAGAGGTCTTATCTGAACAAGTTTCCACGGCGCTCAAAGCCATTGCTGGAGAGGCAAGTGACACGCCCGTTTTGCTGGCTTACGAGCCGGTTTGGGCGATCGGGGAAAACGGCATTCCGGCATCGGCAGATTACGCAAATGAACGCCATGCCGAGATCATTGCCTTGTCGTCAGACATTTTAGGAAAACCCGTGCCGTGCCTCTATGGTGGCTCCGTCAATCCAGACAACTGCGAAGAGTTGATCCAATGCGAACATATTGATGGCCTGTTTATTGGTCGATCGGCTTGGAACGTTGAGGGCTATCTCGATATTTTGGACCGATGCTCAAAAGCAATTTGA
- a CDS encoding Ig-like domain-containing protein codes for MKQISTAKANSSNFEQELEARLEQLFAQLEAAKPRSASGDSADDTPATTSSPNPVVVETQDFVPLRDGGIDGRGAFGGNRLLGTIRQALADDLDLSQALGNERILFQNIADTIEAQNFTPFYEGSATGFFTGDFLSSVSNAGLTGPFAAIAFSPPHLAPLLNESIERLIQTDPFDDILPIDRTNNVETVQPNVVINNIYGTQEDGVLEEQLFLNPIIGFTPEILTPPTNGTIVFNDDGSFVFTPDPDFSGVQVVQIQFIDPNNGSVRIEEIEINVAPVLDVPILVDGATTVNEDNTIPLGQDIDIAVDDATDGSQTLAITLTGIPAGVVVTAATQNGVTLVQQPDGSYVLSGGTPADVLAVLDTLVLDAPEHNADDFVVTISATATEEDGSTETVTANHAVTIVEVVDQPTVVGGEFVTDEDVPVVLTGLGGELVDQDGSETLIFELANVPEG; via the coding sequence ATGAAACAAATTAGTACAGCAAAAGCGAATTCGTCGAATTTCGAGCAAGAACTAGAAGCACGCTTGGAACAATTATTTGCACAGTTAGAAGCGGCCAAACCTCGATCTGCTTCTGGTGATAGTGCAGATGACACCCCAGCGACAACTTCTAGTCCAAACCCTGTTGTCGTTGAGACGCAAGATTTTGTTCCGCTTCGTGATGGCGGCATTGATGGCCGTGGCGCGTTTGGTGGAAACAGACTGCTGGGCACCATTAGGCAGGCATTGGCAGATGATCTGGATTTGTCGCAGGCGCTTGGCAACGAGCGTATATTGTTTCAAAATATTGCTGATACAATTGAAGCGCAGAATTTCACACCATTTTACGAAGGCAGTGCGACAGGTTTCTTTACTGGTGATTTTTTATCGTCAGTTTCTAATGCTGGATTAACCGGGCCGTTTGCCGCAATCGCTTTTTCACCCCCGCATTTGGCGCCCTTGCTGAATGAAAGCATCGAGCGACTAATACAAACCGACCCCTTCGACGACATTCTTCCAATTGACCGTACCAACAATGTTGAAACGGTGCAGCCGAACGTCGTGATCAATAACATCTACGGCACACAAGAAGACGGTGTGTTGGAAGAGCAGTTGTTTTTAAACCCAATCATCGGCTTTACTCCTGAGATTCTAACACCGCCAACAAATGGCACGATTGTCTTTAATGATGACGGCAGTTTTGTTTTTACACCTGATCCAGATTTTTCTGGTGTTCAGGTGGTTCAAATCCAGTTCATTGACCCAAACAATGGCAGTGTGCGGATTGAAGAAATCGAAATTAACGTCGCGCCTGTTCTCGATGTTCCGATCCTTGTTGATGGTGCAACAACAGTCAATGAAGACAACACAATACCGCTGGGTCAAGATATTGATATTGCGGTTGATGACGCGACAGATGGTTCCCAAACCCTGGCGATTACGCTTACTGGCATTCCCGCAGGTGTGGTTGTAACGGCTGCAACGCAGAACGGTGTAACGCTGGTTCAACAGCCAGACGGAAGCTATGTTTTATCTGGCGGCACACCTGCTGACGTTCTTGCCGTTCTAGATACGCTTGTTTTGGATGCGCCAGAACACAATGCCGATGATTTTGTTGTCACAATCAGCGCGACAGCCACAGAAGAAGATGGAAGTACTGAAACAGTTACAGCTAATCACGCTGTGACAATTGTTGAAGTTGTCGACCAACCAACCGTGGTTGGCGGTGAGTTTGTAACAGACGAAGATGTGCCTGTTGTTCTCACGGGTCTTGGCGGTGAATTGGTCGATCAGGATGGGTCAGAAACGCTTATCTTTGAATTGGCCAATGTGCCTGAAGGA
- a CDS encoding ABC transporter permease has translation MKKLDVWKLLLEGRAFFALIAIIAVFSILSPRYFTLGNFLIMSSHVAIFGLIAVGMLLVILNGGIDLSVGSTLALSGVFAGYLMQGIELEALGVILYLPVWAVVLLTLGVGAFVGLVNGVLIAYMKVPAFVATLGTLYVARGVALLMTNGLTFNNLGGKPELGNTGFDWLGFNRIGNIPISVVVLVLVSLIGAFLLTRTSFGRWLYSSGGNARAAELSGVPVKRVQIAVYMLSGVCAAIAGIVLSSQLTSAGPTAGMTYELTAIAAVVIGGAALTGGKGTIQGTLLGAFVIVFLSDGLVIIGVSVYWQTVFTGSVIVLAVLLNSITYGGARKSA, from the coding sequence ATGAAAAAACTGGATGTTTGGAAACTATTGCTTGAAGGGCGGGCCTTCTTTGCATTGATCGCTATCATTGCTGTGTTTTCCATACTTTCACCACGCTATTTTACCTTGGGCAACTTTTTGATCATGTCATCGCACGTGGCCATCTTTGGACTGATTGCCGTGGGCATGTTGCTCGTGATCCTCAATGGCGGAATTGATTTATCAGTGGGTTCAACACTTGCGCTGTCTGGCGTTTTTGCCGGTTATTTGATGCAAGGGATCGAGTTAGAGGCGCTTGGGGTTATTTTGTACCTGCCAGTTTGGGCGGTGGTTCTCTTAACTTTGGGGGTGGGTGCCTTCGTGGGCTTGGTCAATGGGGTACTGATTGCTTACATGAAGGTTCCAGCCTTTGTTGCGACCCTTGGTACTCTCTACGTCGCGCGCGGCGTTGCCTTGCTGATGACCAACGGTTTGACGTTCAACAATTTGGGTGGGAAGCCAGAACTCGGCAACACAGGCTTTGACTGGCTTGGGTTCAACCGCATCGGCAATATTCCAATCAGCGTCGTTGTGTTGGTCCTTGTGTCCTTAATTGGTGCTTTCTTATTAACACGCACATCTTTTGGTCGCTGGCTCTACTCATCAGGTGGTAACGCGCGGGCTGCGGAATTGTCCGGCGTTCCCGTGAAGCGGGTACAGATTGCGGTTTATATGTTGAGTGGTGTTTGCGCCGCAATTGCTGGGATTGTTTTAAGCTCTCAGCTTACCTCAGCAGGTCCAACAGCTGGCATGACCTATGAATTAACAGCAATTGCAGCCGTGGTCATCGGTGGTGCTGCTCTTACAGGCGGAAAAGGAACCATCCAGGGGACGCTGCTCGGCGCTTTCGTCATCGTATTTTTGTCAGACGGATTGGTCATTATCGGCGTGTCTGTTTACTGGCAAACGGTCTTCACGGGCTCCGTGATTGTGCTGGCTGTTTTGTTGAACTCAATCACATATGGAGGCGCCCGAAAATCCGCCTGA
- a CDS encoding sugar ABC transporter ATP-binding protein, protein MIATASKLDSPSAEPDNEEVVMAARHISKSWGPVHALKSVDFNIHRAQVTTLFGENGAGKSTLMKILSGVYVPTSGEIILDGNVVELGSTTKALSFGISIIHQELSLAPNMNVRDNIFMGREIKGSWGGVDFKEEERQTRALMKELEEDIDPLTLVEDLRLGQQQIVEIARALSVNSRILIMDEPTSALSATEVEVLFKVIRDLTSKGVSIVYISHHLEEALQVTDHAVVLRDGNMTAYAPRSDIDLEWIVRNMVGENFDLGSPPIGHEMGSFALEVKDLCVAEASGNGLAVDHLSLSVKAGEIVCIYGLMGAGRTEFMETVAGRISPISGEVLLHGTDVSGLSIAQRIDAGMGLVPEDRQRDGLVQTMTVGGNMSLASISNFTKNFMTSRTDEDAIVAKSIKDVTVKTDGPNAPIGSLSGGNQQKVVIGKMLATDPSVILLDEPSRGIDIGAKAEVFRLLAEKAKNGLAVIYTTSEVGECLSIAHRVIVMHRGKISTEFTKDVTKAQIMAASGEAVVA, encoded by the coding sequence ATGATTGCAACCGCTTCGAAATTAGACAGTCCCAGTGCAGAACCTGACAACGAGGAAGTTGTTATGGCTGCGCGCCATATCTCCAAGTCATGGGGGCCTGTTCATGCTCTTAAGAGTGTCGATTTCAATATCCATAGGGCACAGGTGACGACCCTTTTTGGTGAAAATGGTGCTGGCAAATCGACTTTGATGAAGATCTTATCGGGTGTCTATGTGCCTACATCTGGCGAAATTATTCTCGATGGCAATGTTGTTGAATTGGGATCGACAACCAAAGCGCTTAGCTTTGGCATCTCGATTATCCACCAAGAGCTTAGTCTTGCTCCTAATATGAATGTTCGCGACAACATCTTTATGGGTCGGGAAATCAAGGGGTCATGGGGTGGCGTTGATTTCAAAGAAGAAGAGCGACAAACCCGCGCCTTGATGAAAGAATTGGAAGAGGACATTGATCCTCTGACCTTGGTTGAAGATTTGCGTTTGGGCCAGCAACAAATTGTCGAAATCGCGCGCGCTCTTTCGGTGAATTCTCGCATTTTGATTATGGATGAGCCAACTTCCGCGCTTTCTGCAACTGAGGTGGAAGTGCTTTTCAAGGTCATTCGTGATCTGACCTCAAAAGGCGTATCCATTGTCTATATCTCACACCATTTAGAAGAAGCGCTGCAAGTGACAGATCACGCGGTCGTTCTTCGAGATGGGAATATGACGGCTTATGCGCCGCGTTCAGACATTGATCTGGAATGGATCGTTCGCAACATGGTGGGCGAAAATTTCGATCTGGGTTCGCCGCCAATTGGCCATGAGATGGGCAGCTTCGCTCTGGAGGTCAAAGATTTATGCGTTGCAGAAGCTTCAGGCAATGGTCTTGCTGTTGATCATCTAAGTCTGTCTGTGAAAGCGGGAGAAATCGTCTGCATTTATGGCCTTATGGGCGCAGGGCGCACGGAATTTATGGAGACTGTTGCGGGTCGGATTTCGCCAATTTCTGGCGAAGTTTTGCTTCATGGAACAGATGTTTCAGGCCTTTCAATTGCTCAACGAATTGATGCAGGAATGGGCCTGGTGCCAGAAGATCGGCAGCGGGATGGGCTTGTCCAAACTATGACGGTGGGAGGCAATATGTCTTTGGCCTCAATTAGCAATTTCACCAAAAATTTCATGACATCTCGTACCGACGAAGACGCAATTGTCGCGAAGTCCATTAAAGATGTGACGGTCAAAACTGATGGGCCAAACGCTCCAATTGGCTCTTTATCTGGCGGCAATCAGCAAAAGGTCGTGATCGGTAAAATGTTAGCTACAGATCCGAGCGTCATTCTTCTGGATGAGCCGAGCAGGGGCATTGATATCGGTGCCAAGGCTGAGGTTTTTAGGCTTCTTGCCGAAAAAGCGAAAAACGGCTTAGCGGTAATTTACACCACTTCTGAAGTTGGGGAGTGCCTATCAATTGCGCATCGCGTGATCGTTATGCACCGAGGAAAAATTTCGACTGAATTCACAAAAGACGTAACAAAAGCGCAAATCATGGCTGCTTCTGGCGAAGCTGTAGTCGCATAA
- a CDS encoding DUF2291 domain-containing protein, with protein sequence MAASVQGGSSDRGSKKTWTVTAICFAAVLGAMALDTTVVVVGSDQDLRKQAFSPDAYGQTEFPRIQSLVVERAADAVELSTKLKADKKAAITEFGTVSGIFPVFPVKFEGVVGEGKSGIFEIKVDGMPQGAKIRVQSGPAINGTELRDVPGDIEFGQFTNQIEYQNVGASINKAMSAVVLVDLDRETLSGKSVSVVGVFKMINPKNWLVTPVKFDVK encoded by the coding sequence ATGGCTGCATCTGTGCAAGGGGGGAGCTCGGATCGAGGCTCCAAAAAAACTTGGACTGTCACGGCTATTTGCTTTGCCGCAGTGCTTGGTGCAATGGCGCTTGATACAACTGTTGTTGTGGTTGGATCAGATCAAGATTTGCGAAAACAAGCCTTTTCCCCAGATGCCTATGGCCAGACTGAATTTCCTAGAATTCAATCCCTTGTAGTTGAGCGTGCTGCCGACGCGGTCGAATTATCAACCAAGCTCAAAGCCGACAAAAAAGCCGCTATTACTGAATTTGGCACGGTGTCTGGCATATTCCCTGTTTTCCCAGTGAAATTCGAGGGAGTGGTGGGTGAAGGTAAATCTGGCATATTCGAGATAAAAGTTGATGGAATGCCGCAAGGCGCAAAAATTCGCGTTCAATCTGGCCCCGCAATCAATGGAACTGAGCTGCGCGATGTTCCAGGTGATATCGAGTTCGGTCAATTCACAAACCAAATTGAATATCAAAATGTAGGAGCCAGTATCAATAAAGCGATGAGTGCGGTGGTGTTGGTTGATCTGGATCGAGAAACCCTAAGTGGGAAGTCAGTATCGGTTGTTGGCGTTTTCAAAATGATCAATCCAAAAAATTGGCTGGTCACACCTGTAAAGTTTGACGTCAAATGA
- a CDS encoding D-ribose ABC transporter substrate-binding protein, whose translation MLKITKRAVVAAMVSLPLMMSASVAYADGLISIIVNDPANPYWFTEGEVAKKTAEELGYEATVSAHKGDTNTEATLVDAAITNGAKAIILDPANADGSVGVVKKAKAAGIPVFLVNAEINESGIAIAQLVSNNAQGAALGAVTWQELVGDNAKYVEFFGNPSDNNAATRSNGYKTVLSQYSGLDKVAQETANWDRTQGYNKMQSIMQAQSTINAVISGNDEMALGAIAALKEANRLNGVIVGGFDGSPDAVAAVKSGEMAYTVLQPVAVFSAEAVRQADYYIKNGSAKVSAEKQLFDCLLITPANVANYSAPFTLSQ comes from the coding sequence ATGTTAAAAATTACAAAGCGTGCCGTGGTCGCGGCTATGGTTTCATTGCCATTGATGATGTCAGCTTCTGTTGCCTATGCAGACGGTTTGATTTCTATCATCGTGAATGACCCAGCCAATCCATATTGGTTCACAGAAGGTGAAGTTGCTAAAAAGACAGCCGAAGAGCTGGGTTACGAAGCAACTGTGTCTGCTCACAAAGGCGATACAAATACTGAAGCAACTCTTGTTGATGCAGCTATCACCAACGGTGCAAAAGCCATCATTCTCGATCCAGCTAATGCCGATGGTTCAGTTGGCGTAGTGAAAAAAGCAAAAGCTGCCGGTATTCCGGTCTTTCTTGTAAATGCTGAAATCAACGAAAGCGGCATTGCTATTGCACAGCTGGTTTCTAACAACGCACAAGGCGCGGCTCTAGGTGCTGTTACGTGGCAAGAACTTGTTGGCGACAACGCCAAATATGTTGAGTTCTTTGGTAACCCATCTGACAACAATGCTGCGACCCGTTCCAACGGCTACAAGACTGTTTTAAGCCAGTATTCAGGTTTGGATAAAGTGGCGCAGGAAACAGCTAATTGGGACCGTACACAGGGCTACAATAAAATGCAGTCTATCATGCAAGCCCAGTCCACAATCAACGCAGTTATCTCTGGTAACGATGAAATGGCTTTGGGCGCGATTGCAGCTCTTAAAGAAGCCAACCGTCTCAATGGTGTAATCGTTGGCGGTTTTGATGGTTCACCTGATGCCGTCGCTGCAGTGAAATCTGGCGAAATGGCTTACACTGTTCTTCAGCCTGTTGCGGTCTTCTCTGCTGAAGCTGTGCGTCAAGCTGACTACTACATCAAGAACGGTTCAGCAAAAGTGTCTGCAGAAAAGCAGTTGTTTGATTGCTTGCTGATTACACCTGCAAACGTGGCTAACTACTCAGCTCCGTTTACATTGTCTCAGTAA
- the dhaL gene encoding dihydroxyacetone kinase subunit DhaL has protein sequence MSPKKLINDPDFLIEELIEGIVTAHPKLLRVEGKTKRAIVAKKGARPGKVGVVIGGGSGHEPAFACYVGQGLADAAPIGNIFASPSPAHIIDAALSAERGEGVLFLYGNYAGDVMNFDMAAEQLGQQGIDARSFLVTDDIASAPKERSSERRGIAGDFFVFKVAGAASDLGLNIDAVIAAATRANDNTRTMGVALSACSMPQTGKANFEIPEGEMEIGMGIHGEPGVARVPIETADDVTDRLLQPIVDELKLNAGDSVAVLVNGLGSTTLLEQYLVHRRVSQTLSTKNIHIHNSWVGEYCTSLEMAGVSVTLMKLDDDLETWLDHPCHTPALKVGDERVRDETKSQEQSQSQQTTPEFSGQTGGLVQDKSNLNITGHLTPTLFVAALQNIGAAIIQSKDELCELDGVIGDGDHGITMEIGWKAILTSLDEASDETTISEICIKCADAFLDSVGASAGPLYASAFNAAARAVLDRQNLDATATAALLSAMAKGIQTRGKASIGEKTMVDAWAPASKAAILSAQQGGSIKEVAIASAQAARQGADQTKDLVSKRGRSKVLGERSIGHIDPGAQSAAILLGSFASFLSSRL, from the coding sequence ATGTCACCTAAGAAACTAATAAACGATCCTGATTTTCTCATCGAAGAACTCATTGAGGGAATTGTAACGGCCCACCCTAAATTGCTGCGGGTTGAAGGAAAAACCAAGCGAGCAATTGTCGCTAAAAAGGGCGCGCGGCCAGGTAAAGTTGGCGTGGTTATTGGTGGTGGTTCAGGTCACGAACCTGCGTTTGCTTGCTACGTTGGACAAGGCTTGGCTGACGCCGCTCCCATCGGTAATATTTTTGCCTCCCCCTCTCCAGCGCATATTATTGACGCTGCCCTAAGTGCTGAGCGTGGGGAGGGCGTGTTGTTCCTCTATGGCAACTACGCTGGGGACGTTATGAACTTCGACATGGCAGCTGAGCAACTAGGCCAGCAAGGGATTGATGCAAGGTCGTTCCTCGTAACCGATGATATCGCCTCGGCGCCAAAAGAAAGGTCCAGTGAGCGGCGGGGCATTGCAGGTGATTTTTTCGTTTTCAAAGTCGCAGGTGCTGCTTCTGATTTAGGGTTGAATATTGATGCAGTGATCGCTGCTGCGACAAGAGCCAACGACAACACGCGCACCATGGGCGTTGCTTTATCTGCGTGTTCGATGCCTCAAACGGGGAAAGCGAATTTTGAAATTCCCGAGGGCGAAATGGAAATTGGCATGGGTATTCATGGCGAGCCTGGTGTGGCGCGTGTCCCGATTGAAACGGCTGATGACGTTACAGACAGACTGTTGCAGCCCATTGTTGATGAATTGAAGTTGAATGCAGGTGACAGCGTCGCCGTGCTGGTCAACGGTCTGGGTTCCACCACTTTACTGGAACAATATCTTGTCCACCGGCGCGTGTCTCAAACATTGAGCACCAAGAATATTCATATCCACAACAGTTGGGTCGGGGAGTATTGTACATCATTGGAAATGGCTGGTGTCTCAGTCACCTTGATGAAGCTGGACGATGACCTTGAAACATGGCTGGACCATCCATGCCACACGCCCGCTTTAAAGGTTGGAGACGAGAGGGTTCGAGATGAAACGAAATCTCAAGAACAATCGCAATCCCAACAAACAACGCCCGAATTTAGTGGCCAAACGGGTGGGCTGGTTCAAGACAAATCTAACCTCAACATCACGGGTCATTTGACACCGACATTGTTTGTGGCGGCATTGCAAAACATCGGCGCTGCCATCATTCAATCCAAGGATGAGCTTTGCGAGTTGGATGGTGTTATCGGAGACGGCGATCACGGCATTACGATGGAGATCGGTTGGAAGGCTATTTTGACTTCGCTTGATGAGGCGTCTGATGAGACAACCATATCGGAAATTTGCATCAAATGCGCTGATGCATTTCTAGATTCAGTTGGAGCATCGGCTGGACCTCTTTACGCTTCTGCTTTCAACGCCGCAGCCCGCGCCGTGCTTGACCGTCAAAATTTAGACGCAACGGCAACAGCCGCTTTGTTATCGGCAATGGCTAAGGGTATTCAAACGCGCGGCAAAGCGTCGATTGGGGAAAAGACCATGGTCGACGCATGGGCTCCCGCATCAAAAGCGGCAATACTAAGCGCACAGCAAGGAGGGAGTATCAAAGAGGTTGCGATTGCTTCTGCACAAGCTGCACGCCAAGGCGCTGATCAGACCAAAGATTTGGTGAGCAAACGTGGCCGATCAAAAGTATTGGGTGAACGATCAATTGGGCATATCGATCCCGGTGCCCAATCAGCCGCAATTCTTCTAGGTTCGTTTGCTTCGTTTTTGAGCTCAAGGCTTTAG